Proteins from a genomic interval of Leifsonia shinshuensis:
- a CDS encoding WxL protein peptidoglycan domain-containing protein, giving the protein MRTSTLPTLPSASPLARLAAGLVSVLLVAATVAVGGSASPALAAGDGDVTWGVRTAANQNGADRQNFGYRIAPGGSVTDAIVVGNHAAAPITLDVYAADGFTTSSGQLDVAKRDAKAVAVGAWTALRDHTVTIAPGGTAEVPFTVTVPKDATPGDYAGGILTSLPQAAQENGISVDRRLGIRVHLRVDGKLAPAVAVEKLRVDYTGTLNPFGTGDATVSYTVRNTGNVRLSAGQTVGLSGPFGWFPVDAGNVAGVPELLPGESWTVSVPLHGVVPAFWLTASTALSPKLPAVTGSTPGVEGVAAEAGTVAVPWALLTLLIVIAAAVAATVLVLRRRRRASAVREDERVKKAVEEALKGVEAADPA; this is encoded by the coding sequence ATGCGCACCTCGACCCTCCCGACGCTCCCCTCCGCCTCCCCGCTCGCGCGCCTCGCCGCCGGGCTGGTCTCCGTCCTCCTCGTCGCAGCGACCGTCGCCGTCGGCGGCTCCGCGTCGCCGGCGCTCGCCGCGGGCGACGGCGACGTCACCTGGGGCGTGCGCACCGCCGCCAACCAGAACGGCGCCGACCGTCAGAACTTCGGCTACCGGATCGCGCCGGGCGGCTCGGTCACCGACGCGATCGTCGTGGGCAACCACGCCGCAGCGCCGATCACGCTCGACGTGTACGCGGCCGACGGCTTCACCACGAGCAGCGGCCAGCTCGACGTGGCGAAGCGGGACGCGAAGGCGGTCGCCGTCGGAGCGTGGACGGCGCTGCGCGACCACACGGTCACGATCGCCCCCGGCGGCACGGCGGAGGTGCCGTTCACGGTCACCGTCCCGAAGGACGCGACGCCCGGCGACTACGCCGGCGGCATCCTGACCTCGCTGCCGCAGGCCGCCCAGGAGAACGGCATCAGCGTCGACCGCCGCCTGGGCATCCGGGTGCACCTCCGGGTCGACGGGAAGCTGGCCCCCGCGGTCGCCGTGGAGAAGCTGCGCGTGGACTACACCGGGACGCTCAACCCCTTCGGCACGGGGGACGCGACGGTGAGCTACACCGTGCGCAACACCGGCAACGTGCGGCTGTCCGCGGGCCAGACGGTGGGGCTCAGCGGCCCGTTCGGCTGGTTCCCGGTCGACGCGGGGAACGTCGCCGGCGTCCCCGAGCTGCTGCCGGGCGAGTCCTGGACCGTGTCCGTGCCGCTGCACGGCGTCGTCCCGGCCTTCTGGCTGACGGCCTCGACCGCGCTGAGCCCGAAGCTGCCCGCGGTCACGGGTTCGACGCCGGGAGTGGAGGGCGTCGCGGCCGAGGCCGGAACGGTCGCGGTGCCCTGGGCGCTGCTGACGCTCCTGATCGTAATCGCGGCCGCGGTCGCCGCGACCGTGCTGGTGCTCCGTCGTCGCCGGCGGGCGAGCGCAGTGCGCGAGGACGAGCGCGTCAAGAAGGCGGTCGAGGAGGCGCTGAAGGGCGTGGAGGCCGCCGACCCCGCATAG
- a CDS encoding ABC transporter substrate-binding protein — protein sequence MKRIIRSAAVVSVAALAVAGLAACASGSSAATGGSSSGKSTVYFGVSAAETGQYAQYGQQFKEAFDLAVEQVNAQGGIDGHPVALKYEDSQSDPKQSVAVAQKFVGDDSISLVFGDYSSAASIPASPIYTAGKLLQYGFNNSNPDFTAKGTQYQWSTSITTSATYTWTADYIKKQGIKSVGVTYLNTADWGIPAFNAFKDEAKKIGLKITDAEGVLDTSDDYRPSLTKAVAGKPDAFVHIGYGPDAAKLVTQLRAIGYNGPFYGGQDEQSFDGTKAAEGAINGAEFLASNPAKEVQDFVKAFQKKYPNETEVTGFEAGAYDALHVAVAAAKLGGTTREGILAGFKKVKDVPSVVYGTITFDQATRRVASPQLTPSILKDGKWVAYNG from the coding sequence ATGAAGAGAATCATCCGGAGCGCAGCCGTCGTCTCCGTCGCCGCGCTCGCCGTCGCCGGCCTCGCCGCGTGCGCGAGCGGGTCCTCCGCAGCGACCGGAGGCTCCTCCTCCGGAAAGAGCACCGTCTACTTCGGCGTCTCCGCCGCGGAGACCGGCCAGTACGCGCAGTACGGCCAGCAGTTCAAGGAGGCGTTCGACCTCGCCGTCGAGCAGGTCAACGCGCAGGGCGGCATCGACGGCCACCCCGTCGCGCTCAAGTACGAGGACTCGCAGTCCGACCCCAAGCAGTCGGTCGCGGTCGCCCAGAAGTTCGTCGGCGACGACAGCATCAGCCTGGTCTTCGGCGACTACTCGTCGGCGGCCTCCATCCCGGCCTCCCCGATCTACACCGCGGGCAAGCTGCTGCAGTACGGCTTCAACAACTCGAACCCGGACTTCACGGCCAAGGGCACGCAGTACCAGTGGTCGACCTCCATCACCACGAGCGCGACCTACACGTGGACGGCGGACTACATCAAGAAGCAGGGGATCAAGTCCGTCGGTGTGACCTACCTGAACACCGCCGACTGGGGCATCCCGGCGTTCAACGCGTTCAAGGACGAGGCCAAGAAGATCGGCCTGAAGATCACCGACGCGGAGGGCGTGCTCGACACCTCCGACGACTACCGCCCGTCGCTCACCAAGGCCGTGGCCGGCAAGCCCGACGCCTTCGTGCACATCGGCTACGGGCCGGACGCCGCCAAGCTGGTCACCCAGCTGCGCGCGATCGGCTACAACGGCCCCTTCTACGGCGGCCAGGACGAGCAGTCCTTCGACGGCACGAAGGCCGCGGAGGGCGCGATCAACGGCGCCGAGTTCCTCGCCTCCAACCCCGCCAAGGAGGTCCAGGACTTCGTGAAGGCGTTCCAGAAGAAGTACCCGAACGAGACCGAGGTCACCGGCTTCGAGGCCGGCGCGTACGACGCGCTCCACGTCGCGGTCGCCGCCGCGAAGCTCGGCGGCACCACCCGCGAGGGCATCCTGGCCGGCTTCAAGAAGGTCAAGGACGTGCCGAGCGTCGTCTACGGGACGATCACCTTCGACCAGGCCACCCGCCGGGTCGCGTCTCCGCAGCTCACCCCGAGCATCCTCAAGGACGGGAAGTGGGTCGCGTACAACGGCTGA